The Paenibacillus sp. RUD330 genome has a segment encoding these proteins:
- the helD gene encoding RNA polymerase recycling motor HelD gives MANREVWKQEQDRVDAVRGELQTRIARDEPLVSDLKTQVVDIRADFWDDVTVNLTAGDDRLETAISMKQQAEILSERERSHRHLREGLTKMRRLLPSPYFGRIDFQENEAGGSTDPVYIGTASFLTEDGESFLVYDWRTPVASLYYDYGPGPASYDTPGGLIEGEMTLKRQFTIRDGVIKAMFDTGMTIGDELLQEALSRSSTSQMQSIVGTIQREQNAIIRNDLSRLLIVQGAAGSGKTSAALQRVAYLLYKHRTRIGADQMVLFSPNPMFNSYISSVLPELGEENIRQTTFQQYVESRLGRRYDIEDINDQLEAILDDSGDAARRSLRLEAIRYKNSAGFLESIQSFADSLLQSGMKFRGFKFRGKLLISREDIGTRFYGCEPHIRLPNRIELLRDWLLEELARLEQEECAEEWVRNEIEYLDNDRYQSIYNQMRKQRGKSGGELDESALEERLLREQLVREAFKPLRRMAARLAWIDMHNLYLQLFREDAAGPGLPPSWADVCRFTRERLAERCLPYEDASPMLYLTELVQGFRTNTGIRYVLVDEAQDYSPFQFQFLKRLFPFAKMTALGDFNQAIFAHSTELEGNALLAGLYGAEETETILLSRSYRSTRPIVEFTRSMLPGGDAIIPFDRPGELPEVLASAGMAERDRLLAASLLELRQAGSGSAAVICKTAAESKAAWEALRSYPGLEELRLVTKDTATFQSGLMVIPAYLAKGVEFDSVLIHDASAEAYGEERLRKLFYTACTRAMHRLLLFSPGEPSRFILEAADGTYRLETSLSAKN, from the coding sequence ATGGCAAACCGCGAGGTATGGAAGCAGGAGCAGGACCGCGTCGATGCCGTGCGCGGGGAGCTGCAGACGAGGATCGCTCGCGACGAGCCGCTCGTATCGGATCTCAAAACGCAGGTCGTCGATATCCGCGCCGACTTCTGGGATGATGTGACCGTCAACCTGACGGCCGGCGACGATCGGCTGGAGACGGCGATAAGCATGAAGCAGCAGGCGGAAATCCTCTCCGAGCGCGAGCGCAGCCACCGCCATCTGCGGGAAGGTTTGACGAAAATGCGCCGCCTGCTGCCGTCTCCCTATTTCGGCCGCATCGATTTTCAAGAAAATGAAGCCGGCGGCAGCACCGATCCGGTCTATATCGGCACCGCCTCCTTCCTCACCGAAGACGGGGAGAGCTTCCTCGTCTACGATTGGAGAACGCCTGTAGCCAGCCTTTATTACGATTACGGACCCGGGCCCGCTTCCTACGACACCCCTGGGGGGCTCATCGAAGGCGAAATGACGCTGAAGCGGCAGTTCACCATTCGCGACGGCGTCATCAAGGCCATGTTCGACACAGGGATGACCATCGGCGACGAGCTGCTGCAGGAAGCTCTCAGCCGCAGCTCGACCTCCCAGATGCAGTCCATCGTCGGGACGATCCAGCGGGAGCAGAACGCCATCATCCGCAACGACCTCTCCAGGCTGCTGATCGTCCAGGGCGCCGCCGGCAGCGGCAAGACATCCGCCGCTCTGCAGCGGGTGGCATACCTGCTGTATAAGCACCGCACGCGGATCGGCGCGGACCAGATGGTGCTGTTCTCCCCCAATCCGATGTTCAACAGCTATATTTCCTCGGTGCTGCCTGAGCTCGGCGAGGAGAATATCCGGCAAACGACATTCCAGCAGTATGTGGAGTCGCGTCTGGGCCGCCGGTACGACATCGAGGACATCAATGACCAGCTCGAAGCGATATTGGACGATTCCGGCGACGCCGCCCGGCGCAGCCTGCGCCTCGAGGCCATCCGCTACAAAAACTCCGCGGGCTTCCTGGAATCGATTCAATCGTTCGCGGACAGCCTGCTTCAGTCCGGCATGAAATTCCGCGGCTTCAAGTTCAGGGGCAAGCTGCTCATCAGCCGCGAAGACATCGGCACCCGCTTCTACGGCTGCGAGCCCCATATCCGGCTGCCGAACCGCATCGAGCTGCTGCGCGACTGGCTCCTGGAGGAGCTGGCTAGGCTGGAGCAGGAGGAATGCGCCGAGGAATGGGTGCGCAACGAAATCGAATATCTCGACAATGACCGTTATCAGAGCATCTACAATCAAATGCGCAAGCAGCGGGGAAAGAGCGGCGGGGAGCTTGACGAGAGCGCGCTGGAGGAAAGGCTGCTGCGGGAGCAGCTCGTCCGCGAGGCTTTCAAGCCGCTGCGCCGGATGGCCGCAAGGCTGGCGTGGATCGACATGCACAACCTTTATCTGCAGCTGTTCCGGGAAGATGCCGCCGGACCCGGCCTGCCGCCGTCCTGGGCGGATGTATGCCGCTTCACTCGCGAACGGCTTGCCGAACGCTGTCTTCCCTACGAGGACGCCTCGCCCATGCTTTATCTGACGGAGCTGGTCCAGGGCTTCCGCACCAATACCGGCATCCGGTACGTGCTCGTCGACGAAGCCCAGGACTACTCCCCGTTCCAGTTCCAGTTCCTGAAACGGCTGTTTCCATTCGCGAAGATGACGGCGCTCGGCGACTTCAACCAAGCCATCTTCGCCCACTCCACAGAACTCGAAGGCAATGCCCTGCTGGCCGGTCTATACGGGGCCGAGGAAACGGAAACGATATTGCTCAGCCGTAGCTACCGCTCTACCCGTCCGATCGTCGAGTTCACCCGCTCGATGCTTCCGGGGGGCGATGCCATCATTCCATTCGACCGTCCCGGGGAGCTGCCCGAGGTGCTCGCCTCCGCCGGCATGGCCGAGCGGGACCGCCTTCTTGCCGCCAGCCTGCTGGAGCTGAGGCAAGCCGGGTCCGGCTCCGCGGCGGTCATCTGCAAAACGGCGGCCGAAAGCAAGGCGGCGTGGGAAGCGCTGCGCTCCTATCCGGGCTTGGAGGAGCTGCGCCTCGTCACGAAGGATACCGCCACATTCCAGAGCGGCCTTATGGTCATTCCCGCTTATCTGGCCAAGGGCGTCGAATTCGACTCCGTGCTCATCCATGACGCTTCGGCCGAAGCGTACGGAGAAGAACGGCTGCGCAAGCTGTTCTACACGGCTTGCACGAGAGCGATGCACCGCCTGCTGCTGTTCAGCCCGGGCGAACCAAGCCGCTTCATCCTCGAGGCGGCGGATGGTACCTACAGGCTGGAGACTTCCCTGTCAGCGAAAAATTGA
- a CDS encoding undecaprenyl-diphosphate phosphatase, whose translation MLDYIKAIILGIIEGLTEFIPVSSTGHMILAAKLLDFVGDRATVFEVVVQLGAVLAVFVLYFKRFVGFLKFDFSKKSGLNLIHIILGMIPAGILGVLLHGFIKEYLFNFKSVLVALIVGGILMIFAERYQKGRLPSAETVDDITYKQAFGIGIFQILALWSGFSRSGSTISGGIFMGTSQKAAADFTFILSVPMMIGATGVDLIKSRDLLVPEDYGLFAVGLVVSFIVGLIAVTTFINLIKKLKLSWFAYYRFALAAVFFLFVVL comes from the coding sequence ATCTTGGATTATATCAAAGCGATCATATTGGGCATTATTGAAGGATTGACCGAATTTATTCCCGTATCGTCTACCGGCCACATGATTCTGGCCGCCAAGCTGCTCGATTTCGTCGGCGATCGGGCCACGGTGTTCGAGGTCGTCGTCCAGCTTGGAGCCGTTCTCGCCGTGTTCGTTCTTTATTTCAAGCGTTTCGTCGGGTTCCTCAAATTCGATTTCTCCAAAAAATCCGGCCTCAATCTGATCCACATCATTCTGGGCATGATTCCGGCAGGCATACTGGGCGTCCTGCTGCATGGCTTCATCAAGGAATACCTGTTCAACTTCAAATCGGTTCTGGTCGCCTTGATCGTGGGAGGCATCCTGATGATTTTCGCGGAGCGGTACCAGAAAGGCCGCCTGCCTTCCGCCGAGACGGTAGACGACATCACGTACAAGCAGGCGTTCGGGATCGGCATCTTCCAAATTCTCGCGCTGTGGTCCGGCTTCTCCCGGTCCGGCTCCACGATTTCCGGAGGCATCTTCATGGGAACGAGCCAAAAGGCGGCAGCCGACTTCACCTTCATCCTGTCCGTTCCGATGATGATCGGCGCTACCGGCGTCGATCTCATCAAGAGCCGCGACCTGCTCGTGCCGGAGGATTACGGCCTGTTCGCAGTCGGCCTGGTCGTCTCCTTCATTGTCGGCCTCATCGCGGTGACCACGTTCATCAACCTGATCAAGAAGCTCAAGCTCAGCTGGTTCGCTTATTACCGCTTTGCGCTTGCGGCGGTTTTCTTCCTGTTCGTCGTCCTGTAG
- a CDS encoding Lin0512 family protein, with product MRQVMFIELGMGTDLHGQNVTKAAVRAVQDAIHRNSMPGIRTVLPEGKLENMKVRVRLAVPCDEEKLDLEAVRAELPYGEVSIEVVAGGMLTSSGIVLEDKQDVNDLIYVVLASVEAGY from the coding sequence ATGCGGCAAGTAATGTTCATCGAGCTCGGCATGGGGACGGATCTGCATGGACAGAACGTGACCAAGGCTGCGGTAAGGGCTGTGCAGGATGCGATCCACCGCAATTCCATGCCCGGCATCCGCACCGTGCTGCCGGAAGGCAAGCTGGAGAATATGAAGGTGAGGGTGCGGCTGGCCGTGCCCTGCGACGAAGAGAAGCTGGATCTGGAAGCCGTTCGCGCGGAGCTTCCCTACGGGGAGGTTTCCATCGAGGTCGTGGCCGGAGGCATGCTCACGTCGAGCGGCATCGTGCTGGAAGACAAGCAGGACGTGAACGATCTGATCTATGTCGTGCTTGCGTCGGTCGAGGCCGGCTACTGA
- a CDS encoding DUF3900 domain-containing protein translates to MEFDVQFLSFFVIQTDGESADSGKRFKHFQTMDGEDYEDSPLKDFLTGEFARIVKRKAERNPASESVPTKIGRFRVEPGYELDSNPDYNLLQRLRSAEDAERFHSIADELVRIYMDTSAVRGGALIAVQATLSKLFDQPFLFILKCDFEPKIARIADERSLISTVEMAISARSMKSILYPHMPEEGMMDSWEVKLHQASHARYFEDFLKFVSYERPLPEVMGEQVLEMVQQYMEDKWQDDQGHLRKEEEEAVEIWAASDKRELLERWTPEQVFAASAVLVEQKEDLALSFKLGGVQVKGLLSDFGKSLHFARHNGRYVAVLEGDFFQFERGISPVELIHPPELEEVMKVIGAEESGTAVPEGDGAAGQAQAAASAEDDDVPW, encoded by the coding sequence ATGGAATTTGATGTGCAGTTTTTGAGCTTCTTCGTCATCCAGACCGATGGGGAGAGCGCGGACAGCGGCAAGCGGTTCAAGCATTTCCAGACGATGGACGGAGAAGATTACGAGGACAGTCCGCTCAAGGATTTCCTCACCGGCGAATTCGCCCGTATCGTCAAGCGCAAGGCGGAGCGCAATCCCGCTTCGGAATCGGTGCCGACCAAGATCGGACGCTTCCGCGTCGAGCCGGGGTACGAGCTGGACAGCAATCCCGACTACAATCTGCTGCAGCGGCTGCGCAGCGCCGAGGATGCCGAGCGGTTCCACAGCATAGCCGACGAGCTTGTCCGCATCTATATGGATACGTCGGCAGTCCGCGGCGGCGCGCTCATCGCGGTGCAGGCCACGCTGTCCAAGCTGTTCGACCAGCCGTTCCTGTTCATCCTGAAATGCGATTTCGAGCCGAAAATAGCCCGCATCGCGGACGAGAGAAGCCTCATCTCCACCGTGGAGATGGCCATCAGCGCGCGCAGCATGAAATCGATCCTCTATCCGCATATGCCGGAGGAGGGAATGATGGATTCCTGGGAGGTCAAGCTTCACCAGGCCTCGCATGCGAGATACTTCGAGGATTTCCTGAAGTTCGTCAGCTATGAGCGTCCCCTTCCCGAGGTGATGGGCGAGCAGGTGCTCGAAATGGTGCAGCAGTACATGGAGGACAAGTGGCAGGATGATCAGGGCCATCTGCGCAAGGAAGAGGAGGAGGCGGTCGAGATCTGGGCCGCATCGGACAAGCGCGAGCTGCTGGAGAGATGGACCCCGGAGCAGGTGTTCGCCGCTTCGGCCGTTCTCGTGGAGCAGAAGGAGGATCTGGCGCTCAGCTTCAAGCTTGGCGGAGTCCAGGTCAAGGGACTGCTGTCCGACTTCGGCAAATCGCTGCATTTCGCCCGTCACAACGGCCGTTACGTGGCCGTCCTGGAAGGAGACTTCTTCCAGTTCGAGCGCGGGATTTCGCCCGTCGAGCTCATCCATCCGCCGGAGCTTGAGGAAGTGATGAAAGTGATCGGCGCGGAGGAGAGCGGGACCGCCGTTCCGGAAGGCGATGGCGCGGCCGGACAGGCCCAGGCGGCCGCCTCTGCGGAGGATGACGACGTTCCCTGGTAA
- a CDS encoding glycosyltransferase family 2 protein — MWMGWIWQGLLIGCGLLLIGWGRGGRNSLDRFGSKTFASAGSSTGMEISVIVPARDEEANLEELLPLLQSMVPAPREIIVVDDGSSDGTRQSAVSRGVALVEAGRLPAGWQGKAWACAQGADAAAGSRLLFLDADVRPAPDLLRLLAEAAGEGGCVTVQPYHRIGSAAEHFSAFFNAAVLAGSGRFSPVARRGREGSFGPCLFCSRDEYRMAGGHASIRGEVLENDRLAARFRSAGMPCRAYAGGSRLSFRMYEGGLKEIAAGWAKSIALGAASAQKRMLALTILWISGLSGAAIGAVSAAAKAVSGQPQAAELAACLFLYALAAWTCRRAFRLAGSFSVWTYALYPLGLAYFCGVFAYGLYRSFVRRRVSWKGRDIDVA; from the coding sequence ATGTGGATGGGATGGATCTGGCAGGGGCTGCTCATCGGTTGCGGCCTGCTGCTGATCGGCTGGGGGAGAGGAGGAAGGAACAGCCTGGACCGTTTCGGGAGCAAAACCTTTGCGAGCGCTGGCTCGTCAACCGGAATGGAGATCAGCGTCATCGTGCCTGCGCGTGATGAGGAAGCCAACCTGGAGGAGCTGCTTCCGCTGCTGCAGTCGATGGTACCGGCTCCAAGGGAAATCATCGTGGTTGATGACGGATCATCCGACGGGACACGGCAGAGCGCCGTCTCCCGCGGCGTCGCTCTGGTCGAAGCCGGCCGCCTGCCGGCCGGCTGGCAGGGCAAAGCCTGGGCTTGCGCCCAGGGAGCGGATGCCGCCGCGGGAAGCCGCCTGCTGTTTCTGGATGCGGATGTGCGGCCCGCGCCCGATCTGCTGCGGCTGCTTGCGGAAGCCGCCGGTGAGGGCGGCTGCGTGACCGTGCAGCCGTACCACCGGATCGGGAGCGCCGCAGAGCATTTCTCCGCCTTTTTCAATGCGGCCGTGCTGGCCGGCTCCGGACGCTTCTCTCCGGTAGCGCGGCGCGGCCGGGAAGGCTCGTTCGGACCTTGCCTGTTCTGCAGCCGGGATGAGTATAGGATGGCCGGAGGCCACGCGTCCATTCGCGGCGAGGTGCTGGAGAATGACCGCCTTGCGGCGCGTTTCCGGTCGGCAGGAATGCCTTGCCGGGCTTATGCGGGCGGGAGCAGGCTGTCGTTCCGCATGTATGAGGGCGGCTTGAAGGAGATTGCGGCGGGCTGGGCCAAAAGCATCGCGCTAGGCGCGGCGTCCGCGCAGAAGCGGATGCTGGCGCTGACGATTCTATGGATATCCGGGTTGTCGGGCGCCGCGATCGGAGCGGTGTCGGCCGCCGCGAAGGCTGTTTCCGGACAGCCGCAAGCGGCTGAGCTGGCCGCCTGCCTTTTCCTGTACGCCTTGGCCGCTTGGACCTGCCGCAGGGCGTTCCGTCTGGCGGGATCGTTCAGCGTCTGGACATATGCGCTCTATCCGCTCGGCCTGGCTTACTTCTGCGGCGTATTCGCGTACGGCCTCTACCGTTCCTTTGTCAGGCGGCGCGTATCGTGGAAAGGCAGGGATATCGATGTGGCTTGA
- the crtI gene encoding phytoene desaturase family protein: MSKDIVVIGGGLAGLSAAIRLSADGHKVTVLEKNERAGGKLNVRSGMGYSFDTGPSILTMPWTLEKLFASAGRNLHDYIGIQRIEPQWRGIYEDGKMLDLVGDLPSMLDGIAELSPQDRESFLTFLDYSRKQYDLSMKSFYSRSLSGLSDLRQQHSLKELLAMDPMKSMAQVTESYMKHPHLRQIFQFFAMYVGSSPYAAPAVLSQLVYVQMGLGIYFVTGGMYGIAQAELKLLNELGAEVRTGAEVVRILDSNGRAAGVELAGGETVEADLVVCNLEAIPAHSSLLAQAPGSRRAAEKLDKYEPSVSGHVLLLGVDRSYEAFKHHNFFFSRNPEREFRDMFVDRMPTDDPTVYVGISSKSDSSQAPEGCENWFVLTHVPPLAEGESWERHRERYRGLVLDKLERMGAEGLRGHIVYEEQFIPDDLRSLYGANGGSIYGTVTDRKLNGGFKIPSRSTALEGLYFVGGSTHPGGGVPMVTLSGQLTADLIREDLARYQAM; the protein is encoded by the coding sequence ATGAGCAAAGACATCGTCGTCATCGGAGGCGGCCTGGCCGGACTCTCGGCCGCGATCCGGCTGAGCGCCGACGGGCATAAGGTTACAGTGCTGGAAAAAAACGAGCGGGCGGGCGGCAAGCTGAATGTCCGTTCCGGAATGGGGTATTCCTTCGATACCGGACCGTCCATCCTGACGATGCCCTGGACGCTTGAGAAGCTGTTCGCCTCTGCCGGGCGCAATCTGCATGATTATATCGGCATCCAGAGAATCGAGCCGCAGTGGCGCGGAATATACGAGGACGGCAAGATGCTGGATCTCGTCGGCGATCTGCCCTCTATGCTGGACGGCATCGCAGAGCTGTCTCCGCAGGACCGTGAAAGCTTCCTGACGTTCCTCGATTACTCGAGAAAGCAGTACGATCTCAGCATGAAAAGCTTCTACAGCCGCTCCCTGAGCGGTCTGTCCGATCTCAGGCAGCAGCATTCCCTCAAGGAGCTGCTGGCGATGGATCCGATGAAATCGATGGCCCAGGTCACGGAGAGCTACATGAAGCATCCGCATCTGCGGCAAATCTTCCAATTTTTCGCGATGTATGTCGGTTCTTCCCCCTATGCGGCGCCTGCCGTCCTATCGCAGCTCGTCTACGTGCAGATGGGCCTCGGCATCTACTTCGTCACGGGCGGCATGTACGGCATCGCCCAGGCCGAGCTCAAGCTGCTGAACGAGCTTGGAGCCGAAGTGCGCACCGGAGCGGAAGTCGTCCGCATCCTCGATTCCAACGGACGGGCGGCCGGTGTGGAGCTGGCCGGCGGAGAAACGGTGGAGGCCGATCTCGTCGTCTGCAATCTGGAGGCGATTCCGGCGCACAGCTCCCTGCTGGCGCAGGCTCCCGGCAGCCGGCGCGCCGCCGAGAAGCTCGACAAATACGAGCCGTCCGTATCCGGCCATGTGCTGCTGCTCGGCGTGGACCGCAGCTACGAGGCATTCAAGCATCATAATTTCTTCTTCTCCCGGAATCCCGAGCGGGAATTCCGCGACATGTTCGTCGACAGGATGCCGACGGACGATCCGACCGTCTATGTCGGAATTTCGTCCAAGTCGGATTCCAGCCAGGCACCGGAAGGCTGCGAGAACTGGTTCGTGCTGACCCATGTGCCGCCGCTTGCCGAAGGAGAGAGCTGGGAGCGGCACCGCGAGCGCTATCGCGGCCTCGTGCTCGACAAGCTGGAGCGGATGGGCGCCGAAGGCCTCCGCGGGCATATCGTCTACGAGGAGCAGTTCATCCCCGATGACTTGCGCAGCCTGTACGGGGCCAACGGCGGCTCGATCTACGGCACGGTGACCGACCGCAAGCTGAATGGCGGATTCAAGATTCCGAGCCGCAGCACGGCGCTCGAAGGGCTGTATTTCGTCGGCGGCTCGACCCATCCCGGCGGCGGCGTGCCGATGGTCACTCTGAGCGGACAGCTGACCGCCGATCTCATCCGCGAGGATCTCGCCCGCTATCAGGCGATGTAG
- a CDS encoding GNAT family N-acetyltransferase produces MESEALMGIRDAKPGDGAGIAAVQVGSWRTTYKDIVDPAYLQAMEAGPRQAMWERTLAVPDSGSCTLVLENGDGRIVGFLKAGKSRDLAEEGSAELYVLYLLEAYQGAGWGTELFRTMRGRLQDLGYLTLHAWVLEGNPAIFFYEKMGARDYGMQETVEIGARTHIERSMEWKTIF; encoded by the coding sequence ATGGAATCCGAAGCGCTGATGGGCATCCGCGACGCGAAGCCCGGCGATGGGGCAGGAATAGCCGCCGTTCAGGTCGGCAGCTGGCGGACGACGTACAAGGACATCGTCGATCCGGCCTATCTGCAGGCGATGGAGGCCGGACCGAGACAAGCGATGTGGGAAAGGACTCTGGCCGTTCCGGATTCAGGCTCCTGCACGCTCGTGCTGGAGAACGGGGATGGAAGGATCGTCGGATTCCTCAAGGCCGGCAAAAGCCGGGACCTGGCGGAGGAAGGCAGCGCGGAGCTGTACGTGCTTTATTTGCTGGAGGCGTACCAGGGAGCGGGATGGGGAACGGAGCTGTTCCGCACGATGCGGGGAAGGCTGCAGGATTTGGGCTACCTCACTCTGCATGCATGGGTTTTGGAAGGCAACCCGGCGATCTTCTTTTATGAAAAGATGGGGGCGAGGGATTACGGCATGCAGGAAACGGTCGAGATCGGAGCAAGGACCCATATCGAGCGCTCCATGGAATGGAAGACCATTTTCTGA
- the mnhG gene encoding monovalent cation/H(+) antiporter subunit G, whose translation MNDLWSAASGLMVLFGSIISLFSAFGLIRLPDVYLRSHAATKSATLGVLFILTGAFLYFAAVQGQFSVKLLLGIVFVFLTGPVAGHLNARAAYRTGVGMWDRSVRDDLKAALKKEREEAESKRTELIRRSEAD comes from the coding sequence ATGAATGACCTCTGGTCCGCGGCATCAGGGCTCATGGTGCTGTTCGGCTCCATCATCAGCCTGTTCAGCGCGTTCGGCCTCATCCGCCTGCCGGATGTGTATCTCCGGTCGCATGCGGCTACCAAGAGCGCCACTCTCGGCGTCCTGTTCATCCTGACCGGCGCTTTCCTGTATTTCGCCGCCGTGCAAGGGCAGTTCAGCGTCAAGCTGCTGCTCGGCATCGTGTTTGTCTTCCTCACCGGACCGGTGGCGGGCCATTTGAATGCCCGCGCCGCATACCGGACGGGTGTAGGCATGTGGGACAGGAGCGTGCGCGACGATCTCAAGGCCGCCTTGAAAAAGGAGCGCGAGGAAGCCGAATCGAAGAGGACGGAGCTCATCCGCCGCTCGGAGGCGGACTGA
- a CDS encoding Na(+)/H(+) antiporter subunit F1 has protein sequence MMNSMLEISLALLSLAAAGCMYRLLKGPSISDRIAALDTIGILLLSMIAVLGMLEGTSAYFDIILVIGIVTFIGTTAFARYIERGAVMEDE, from the coding sequence ATGATGAACTCTATGCTTGAGATCTCGCTGGCGCTGCTGTCCCTCGCAGCGGCCGGCTGCATGTACCGGCTGCTCAAGGGACCGTCGATATCGGACCGGATCGCCGCACTGGATACGATCGGCATCCTGCTGCTGTCGATGATCGCCGTGCTCGGGATGCTGGAGGGAACGTCGGCCTACTTCGACATCATTCTGGTCATCGGAATCGTCACCTTCATCGGCACGACGGCTTTTGCGAGATACATCGAGAGAGGGGCGGTGATGGAGGATGAATGA
- a CDS encoding Na+/H+ antiporter subunit E → MASQFLINLIIAFLWMFLYNDLTFPRFLAGYGLGLLFIAVLNRFLKKEFYLRKVLAVIRLLGIFIRELFSSSFKVLYQIVKPRLDMRPGIVAIDTELKSSWELTLLACLICLTPGTLTLDVSDDNRVLYIHAIDIGDAEQLKEQIRSTFEKAIMEVTRT, encoded by the coding sequence ATGGCATCCCAATTCCTGATCAACCTCATCATTGCATTTCTCTGGATGTTTCTGTACAACGACTTGACCTTTCCGAGGTTTCTGGCGGGTTACGGCCTCGGCCTGCTGTTCATCGCCGTCCTGAACCGTTTCCTCAAGAAGGAATTCTATCTGCGCAAGGTGCTGGCCGTCATCAGGCTGCTCGGCATCTTCATCCGCGAGCTGTTCTCCTCCAGCTTCAAGGTGCTCTACCAGATCGTGAAGCCGCGGCTGGACATGCGTCCGGGCATCGTCGCCATCGATACGGAGCTGAAGTCGAGCTGGGAGCTGACTCTGCTCGCCTGCCTCATCTGCCTGACGCCGGGCACGCTGACGCTGGACGTATCGGATGACAACCGGGTGCTGTATATCCACGCCATCGACATCGGCGACGCCGAGCAGCTGAAGGAGCAGATCCGCAGCACCTTTGAAAAAGCGATCATGGAGGTGACGAGAACATGA